ACTGCCCATGCCGAAATTGTTGCCATCAGAAATGCCTGCCAACAGCTATCCACATTTGACCTAACCGGCTGTGTAATCTATACCTCTTGTGAGCCCTGCCCTATGTGTCTTGGAGCCATCTATTGGGCAGGCATACAAACAGTATATTATGCCAACACCCAAAATGATGCGGAGGCAATTGGCTTTGATGATGCGGAGATTTACCGAGAACTGGAAAAACCTATGGAGAAAAGGAAAATTGACTTTATACAGTTAGAAAGGGATCAGGCACAAAAAGTCTTTAAGGTATGGAAAGAACAAGCATAAAATTCTCATGTGATTGGTCGACTATTATGACGAATTCACTCCTTAAAAACTCGGGTTGATCATGTTCTGGTTTGAGCGATTTTTTAATAAGGCAATCTTTACCATGCAAAAAAGTAAAGATTATTTAACCACTCTATGACTTGAAGGTTATTAAAACTGTCAACTCTAAAGTAAGTTTGCATCCTAAACCAAATCGCTTTAAACCATTGGACATGACTAAAAACCATTTTTTAAGATTATTCAGTAGCATATTTATCCCTTGTATATTACTGTTATCATTACCATTGCACGCCCAAAAAAAGACTACAGTAAGCGGCTACATCAAAGATGATGCTACGGGAGAGTCTCTTATAGGGGTGAGTGTCTACATAAAAGAACTGAAGGCTGGTGCCATTACCAACCCCTATGGATTCTACTCAATCACTGTCGAACCGGGCAAGTACACGCTAACATTTAGTTATGTTGGTTATACTTCTACTGAACAGCAAATAGACCTAAGCCAAAGCAACCAAAGTGTAGATGTCAGGCTTAATGCAGCAGACGAACAACTTGATGAAGTTGTAGTAACAGGCGAACGTGAAGATGCCAATATCGCCAATGTTGAAATGAGTGTTGAAAAACTCAACATTAAGACCATCCAAAAGATGCCTGCCTTGTTGGGCGAGGTAGATATTATCAAGAGTATACAACTACTACCTGGCGTAAGTACAGTAGGTGAAGGCGCCTCAGGCTTTAATGTAAGAGGTGGCGGTGTTGGTCAGAACTTGGTACTGCTGGATGAAGCCCCTGTTTACAACTCTTCTCACCTGTTTGGCTTCTTCTCCGTATTCAATCCTGATGCCGTAAAGGATGTGAAACTTATTAAAGGAGGAATTCCATCTCAATATGGAGGTCGCTTGTCATCCATTCTTGATGTCAGAATGAAGGAGGGAAATGACAACCAATTTTCAGGACAGGGTGGTGTTGGATTAATATTCAGCCGACTGACTCTTGAAGCGCCAATTGTCGAAAACAAGGCATCTTTTATTATTGCAGGTAGACGTTCTTATGCTGACATCCTTGCACAGCCATTCCTAAGTGACGATCTCAAAAACTCTGTATTCAATTTTTATGACGTTACAGGTAAAGTAAACTGGAATATCAATGAAAAAAATAAGGTATTCCTTTCCGCTTACCTAGGAAGAGATGTATTCGAAGCTGCTGACTTATTTGGTTTCAACTGGGGAAACAGTACAGTGAGTGCTCGCTGGAACCACCTTTTCAATGAAAAGCTATTTTTCAACACAACAGCTTTTTATAGTAATTATGACTACAAGTTAAGTTTTGGAAATGATGATGACTCCTTTAACTGGAAAGCAAATATCCAAACTTACAGTGTAAAGCCAGAATTTACGCTTTACGCTAACACCAATAATACCTTGACATTTGGAGCCAATAGTATACTCTATAAGTTCAGTCCTGGAGAAACGCAAACAGTAGTAGCTAATAACGAAATCCCTCCCTATATCCTTCCTGAAATGTATGGTGTAGAGAGTGCCGCTTATATTGGAAATGAACAAAATATCAACAAATCCATTTCCCTTCAGTACGGCTTAAGGCTTTCTACTTTTTCATACCTAGGAGAAACCACCACTTATGAGTTTGCAGCACCTGAAAAGCCTGGATATGGAAGAGAGCCTATTGCTTCTTCTGCACAGTCCTATGAACAATGGGAATCTGTCAAAACCTACTGGAATCTAGAACCAAGATTCTCAGCTAAATTTCAGCTAAACGAAAGCAGTTCTATCAAGGCAAGCTATAACCGTACAGCGCAGTACATACACCTGATCTCAAATACATCAGCCTCCTCTCCACTGGACATCTGGTACCCAAGTACAAAAAATGTCAAGCCAGAGATTGCTGATCAGGTAGCCTTAGGTATTTTCAAAAACCTGAAAAACAATATGTATGAGACCTCAGTAGAGGTGTACTACAAAGACATGAGCCAACTGGTAGACTATGTAGTAGATGCTGACCTTTTGCTGAATGAATATATAGAAGGTGACTTATTGGAATCTAAAGGTAGAGCTTATGGTGCTGAATTCTATGTAAAAAAGACCAAAGGCAAATTCCACGGCTGGACAAGTTATACACTTTCCAAGACTGAAAGGTTGACAGATGACATTAACAACAATGAATGGTATAATGCCCGATTTGACCAAACACACAATGTAAGATTGGTTTCTTTCTATGATCTCAACGAAAAATGGTCTTTCTCAGGAAGTTTCACATATGTATCGGGCACGCCAGCTTCGTTCCCTACCAATACATATGAGATCCAAGGTTACTCACCACCTCATAACCCTGATGATTCAAGAAATAACTATAGAATACCTGCTTACCATAGACTGGATCTCTCGGCAACGTTAACACCATCCAAAAAGAATCATAGATGGAAAAATTATGAGAGCTACTGGGTATTCTCCTTGTACAATGTGTATAACCGTCGTAACCCATTCTCCATCTCGTTCAACCCAAACTCTGACAGGATGCCTTATGGCGTGACAGACAATCAGGCTACACAGCTTTCTATCATAGGCTCTGTGATTCCATCAGTGTCTTACAACTTCAAATTCTGATAGGAAGCTAAGTAATTCAATATTCCATACTGTTAAGCAATCATAGAAATGTTGATCAACATGAAAAAATATATCAAAGCACTACTGATAGGACTAGCGGCTATATCAGTTATCAGCTGTGAAGATGTTGTAGAAATTGACGTAACTCCTGGCGAGACGCAGCTTGTAGTAGACGCCTTTATCAACAACAGGTTTAGAGAACAGGAGATTAAACTGACTTATAGCAAACCTTACTTCTCTACCAGCCAAGCATTACCTGCAACTGGTGCTTCTGTTACGGTAGAAGATCTACTGAATGAAGGTAAAGTTATTACCTTTACGGATACAAATGAGAATGGTGTCTATACATGGATGCCTACATCAGCTGATGATACGCTTCAAATCAGACTTCGTGAGGATATCAATGATGAGACTAGTGGTGGTTTCTATCAGGAACAATACAAATTGAGTATCAGTATGCCAAATGGTGAAGCATACGAAGCGTTCACTTCTATCGAACGTGTACCTACTATAGATTCAATTCAGGTTTACAAGGAAGAGGAAAGCCTGTTCTACCCTGTTGAAACTATAGTGGCAGAACTATGGGCGTATGACCTAAAAGGAAAAAATGATTACTATTGGGTTAAAACTTGGAAAAACGGTAAATTCCTAAACAAGGTAAGTGAAATGAACTTGGTACATGACATTATACCAGGAACAAATAATGATGAGAATGCAGATGGAGTGGCATTTATTCCACCTGTAAGGACAGGAATCAATCCAAATCTGGATGCAGATGAGATTGATGAGCTTCCACTTTATGAGGTTGGTGATTCAATTTATGTTGAGATTCATTCCCTTACAGATGGCGCTTTTGGCTTTATGAGTATGGCAAAAGAACAGATGCAAAACGGTGGCTTGTTCGCTACTCCTGTAGTAAACCTGCCTACCAATATCATCGCTATAAATGAACAATCAGAAGGAAAAGCAATTGGCTACTTCTCTGGATCGGCTATTAAAAGCTATGGCATCAAAATCAACGAAGAGCCTCCATATAAAGACAACAACTAAGCATTTATTGTGACTAATTAACATCAGTAACCACCTTTAATATTTTAAGGGTGGTTCTTTTTTATAAAAAAGAACACTAATCCCCCTCTCGCACCCAACTTTATGTTGACTTTTATCGATAAAGAAGAATATGTAAGGACATAATCTCCTGATTTTATTCAAAAATTTGCATCAGCTGATTTTACTTACAATATTTCAACTTCAATCAAATAACTGGTGTCAACAAATCACTATCATGCTACAAAAAACAACATTTGGTCTTCCTAAAAAAAGAGAGCAAGTTATACAAGCATTACAGGATGCATTCACGCAGCACGAGCTAGAAGAGACAGATTATGAAAACAGACTGCAAATGGCTTATGAAGCTAAATCTGTAGAAGACCTTTCAAAAATTCTGCATGATTTCCCATCGCATCTGCAGCCTTTTCAGGCCAAAACAAATAATGTAAACGCTTCATCTCAGCAGCTTCCCAAGTTTCAGAACTTGCCACCCAACAAAATATCGACCATAATGGGCGAACTGAAAACGGACATTTCACAAAACCGTGGAGAAGTTGTAAAGGTAGTGACCACATTAGGAGAAAATAATGTCAGCTTTCGCAATCTTGCTACGGAGGTAACCATGCTTTTTGTTAAAGTGGAATCAAGGCTTGGCACTACTCGACTTGATTTGAGAAATGAGGATTTCAAAGACAAGATCCTGATTCTGGATATGGACAATATTCTGGGAGAAGTAGTAATCCATGTTCCTTATGGCACAGCCATCAAAAAAGAAATGAGTACGGCACTTGGCCAATACCGAGAGTCTGACAAAGGTAATAAATGGTACAAAAAGCTTCTAAAAACTGGTACGTCCAACAGTTCAGAACGTAAACCAATTGAAAACTTCCGTTTATTGATCAAAGGAACGACTTTCTTGGGAAATGTTCAGGTCAACTTTCATTGACACGAACTTCCTTAATAGGGTAACCCCATGCTGCTATACATCAGGATGGGGTTGTTTATTTCTTAGGTATCGGTAAGTTATGCTGTCTCAAAAAAGATAACTTATCCCAATATCCTCTCTGCAGTATGATTTTCCCTTCAACAATCTGAAAAAATCCACAGCCTCTCAGTCCTAAAGGGTCTTTCCACTCCATTATTGCCCAATCCCCATCTTCAAAGATATTTTCGACAATACAAGTCATTTCGGCTGCTGCAAACTCACGCTCAAACATTTCCTTAATCGCAACCCTCCCATGGATGGGCATGTTTGCAACCTGATGATTGATTGCACCTTCATGGTATAGTGTAACTAACCCGTCTACATCTGCTCTGTTGAAAAACTCAACCCACTTTCTTAATACATCTTTTGGCTTCATAAGCTATTTCTTTACCCTAAGATCTAGTTTGATGGATTTGTCGCCCAAAGGTTAAGCTCAGGCACAAAACCCCTATCATCGACTTCCAGTATACTCCTAATTAGATGAGCTACTTCCTCACCTCTTAACTTAGTTGGCTCAGAAGGACGTTCCGGTCTATTTTTCACTCCTTGTGGAGGATAATTACTGTCTTGAGGACTAGGAAACCCTGTGGTCATTTCAGAAGGGTTTATCAGGGTCACCCTAATATTAGAACCTCTCAATTCCTTTCGCCAAGTCTGTGTCATATTCCGAACGGCAGCCTTAGAAGCTGCATATACAGTTCCGGTCGGAAAACCGTCTACAGCCGCCGAGCCTCCAATCGTAATTATGTTCCCAGATTGTTGCTTCCTAAAGATCTCAACTGCCTTTTGGGTAATCATCGCCGTTCCAAAAACATTTACCCTAAATACACGTTCAAAAGCTTCCAAAGTAACCTCCTCAAGCTTACAGAACTCCCCCACAGCTGCATTATTAACCAAGCAATTTAACTTACCATCCCATTGGTGTTTTATGACTTCAAAAATACGGTCAATGCTTTCCTGTTCACTGATATCAGCCGCAACCGAAATTGCCCCAATCGCATTACCCACTTTTTCCAATTTGTCTTTATCCTTTCCTACAATCATCACATCGGCATCTAATGACCTAAGTAAAGTCGCGGTAGCTTTCCCTACCCCTGAACTACCTCCTGTAATCAGAATTTTACTGCCTTTTATTTGCATGTTGACTAAAATTTCAAAATCAAACCTATATAAGTGTCAAAAATCAACTTATTCGATGACAGTTTTCACCATTTAACAAACATAGCTCTCCTACCTTTCGGATAAGTATTCAGGATTTAAACCAACTCGCTTTCCCGAGTTGTTACCATATAAAGCTTTCAATATGGAAACAAACATAGAAACAGGATTAATGCTTATGGCGGTTGGAATGTCTACCGTTTTTGTAATACTGACGATTGTGGTTATAGGTGGTAAGCTACTGATTTTCTTTACTAATAAACAATCCCAAGAACTAGCTCACCAAACTGAATCGCCACCACTACTCAATACCGCCACTACTACCAACTTGGATCATAAAAAGTTGGCAGCCTTAGTAGTTGCAGTAGAACTGGCAACAGGAGGTAAAGGTAGTGTTCGATGTATTCGAAAAATTTCATAATCAGCTTTCAAAAAATTAAAAAACAAAGACCAATTCGTTATGGGCAAGGAAATAAAATTCTCTCTGGTTTATAGGGACATGTGGCAATCATCAGGAAAGTATGTTCCTCGTGTTGACCAACTGACCAAAGTGGCCAACCCAATTATTGACATGGGTTGTTTCAGTAGAGTTGAAACCAACGGTGGTGGTTTCGAGCAGATCAACCTATTGTTTGGCGAGAATCCCAACAAGGCCGTTCGACAATGGACAGCACCATTCAATGAGGTCGGTATCCAGACTCATATGCTGGAACGCTCACTAAACGGGATACGGATGAACCCATGCTCAGAAGAATTACGCAAAATGATGTTCAGTGTCAAGAAAAAGCAAGGAACTGATATCGCACGTTCATTCTGTGGCTTGAATGATATTCGAAACCTTGAAAGATCAATCCGCTTCGCTAAGGAAGGTGGCATGATTGCACAGGCAGCACTGTCCATCACGGTTTCTCCTATACATACTGTTGAATATTACACCAACCTCGCTGAAGAACTGATTGCAAAAGGAGCAGATGAAATCTGTATCAAAGACATGGCGGGTATCGGAAGACCTGACTCACTAGGCAAGTTGGTTAAAAACATCAAACAGGCTCACCCAGATATTCTGGTTCAATACCATGCTCACTCAGGACCTGGTTTTGCGCCTGCATCTATTCTTGAAGTAGCAAGGGCTGGAGCCGAAATCATTGATGTCGGAATGGAGCCACTCTCTTGGGGTACAGGTCATGTTGACCTTTTAACTGCTCATGAAATGTTGAGAGATGCTGGCTTCCATGTACCTGACATTAATATGAATGCCTATATGGAGGTTCGTAGACTGACTCAGGAGTTTATTGATGATTTTCTGGGCTATTACATCAACCCGAAAAACCGGTTTATGAACTCTCTTTTGATCGGTCCAGGGCTTCCCGGTGGGATGATGGGCTCATTGATGGCTGACCTTGCCAACAACTTGGAGAGCTTGAATAAATGGCTATCAAAACACAACAAACCAACCATTACGCAAGATGAATTATTGATCAGGCTTTTCGATGAGGTAAAATACATCTGGCCTATGATGGGCTATCCACCATTAGTAACGCCTTATTCTCAATATGTAAAAAATACAGCCCTGATGAATGTTATTCAAATGGCAAAAGGCAAAGACCGCTGGTCCCTTATTGATGACAACACATGGGATATGTTACTTGGAAAGGCAGGGAAGTTACCAGGTGAATTAGCTCCAGAGTTAAAGGACAAAGCCGCTGCACTAGGGAAGGAACTCTACACTGGAGACCCACAAGCGCTTTACGGACCTGAACTAGAACAATACCGCAAGGAAATAGCCGAAAATGGCTGGAGTCTAGGAGAGGATGAAGAAGAGCTGTTTGAATTGGCTATGCACCCTACTCAATATAGAGCATACAAGTCAGGAGAAGCTAAATTGAAATTCGAACAAGATCTGGCAGAGAAAAAGCAACCTAAAGCTACGGAAACCGCCCCTGCCACTGATACACCAACAGCAGTTACTCCTTCTCCAAAAAATATGCGCATCACGGTGGATGGAGAAACCTTTGAAGTTGAAATAGATTATGGCAACGGCAGCACAATAGCACAAAAGGAATCTCAAGAGATAGAAGCTTCCCCTGAGCCTCCATCAGTGGAACCTGAAAACGGGCATGGTGTGGTAGCTCCTTTAGAGGGTAAATTTTTCCTAACCAAATCCAATACTGAAAAAGGTGTAAAAGTTGGCGACAAGATCAACGAAGGAGATGTAATCGGCTATATAGAATCCATGAAAGTCTATAATGCTATTACAGCAGATCAGGCAGGGAAAGTACTGGATATCTGCCATCAAGATGGAGATGAAGTAGATGAGGATGAAACATTGGTCGTATTAGGCTAACCAATTCTAAACAGGATTTCTTCACCATTTACTTTGCACGCTTTATGAATATTTTTGAGAAGCTATATGAAATGACAGCCATCAGCGGGTTTGCGGCATCTCCCGGATCCCTGCTGATGCTGCTGATCGGTGGAGTGCTACTCTATCTGGGTATTGCCAAGAACTTTGAGCCACTCTTGCTGATTCCAATCGGTTTTGGCGTGCTTTGGGCAAATGTTCCCGGTGCAGGCATGAATGTGCTTCAGGCAAGCGAACACCCTGAAATCACCCATATGTCCATTGTCGAGATTGCCAAAGAGCATGGCATTATCAATATGCTCTACTACTCACTCATCAAGACAGGTTTACTACCTCCTTTGATTTTTATGGGGGTAGGTGCTCTGACAGATTTTGGTCCTATGCTACGAAACCTGCGACTGGCATTCTTCGGGGGAGCAGCTCAGATTGGCATATTTACGGTATTAATTGCTGCGGTAGCCATTGGTTTTACACCAAAAGAAGCAGGAGCATTGGCTATTATCGGAGGAGCTGATGGACCTACGGCTATCTACACCACCATTTTATTGGCGCCAGAACTTTTAGGTCCTATCGCCATAGCAGCATATTCCTATATGGCTTTGGTTCCTGTCAT
This portion of the Limibacter armeniacum genome encodes:
- a CDS encoding nucleoside deaminase, with the protein product MKKDHINFIQRAIELSMHGLKNNLGYPFGSVIVKDDKIVGEGCNHVTSKNDPTAHAEIVAIRNACQQLSTFDLTGCVIYTSCEPCPMCLGAIYWAGIQTVYYANTQNDAEAIGFDDAEIYRELEKPMEKRKIDFIQLERDQAQKVFKVWKEQA
- a CDS encoding TonB-dependent receptor, which translates into the protein MTKNHFLRLFSSIFIPCILLLSLPLHAQKKTTVSGYIKDDATGESLIGVSVYIKELKAGAITNPYGFYSITVEPGKYTLTFSYVGYTSTEQQIDLSQSNQSVDVRLNAADEQLDEVVVTGEREDANIANVEMSVEKLNIKTIQKMPALLGEVDIIKSIQLLPGVSTVGEGASGFNVRGGGVGQNLVLLDEAPVYNSSHLFGFFSVFNPDAVKDVKLIKGGIPSQYGGRLSSILDVRMKEGNDNQFSGQGGVGLIFSRLTLEAPIVENKASFIIAGRRSYADILAQPFLSDDLKNSVFNFYDVTGKVNWNINEKNKVFLSAYLGRDVFEAADLFGFNWGNSTVSARWNHLFNEKLFFNTTAFYSNYDYKLSFGNDDDSFNWKANIQTYSVKPEFTLYANTNNTLTFGANSILYKFSPGETQTVVANNEIPPYILPEMYGVESAAYIGNEQNINKSISLQYGLRLSTFSYLGETTTYEFAAPEKPGYGREPIASSAQSYEQWESVKTYWNLEPRFSAKFQLNESSSIKASYNRTAQYIHLISNTSASSPLDIWYPSTKNVKPEIADQVALGIFKNLKNNMYETSVEVYYKDMSQLVDYVVDADLLLNEYIEGDLLESKGRAYGAEFYVKKTKGKFHGWTSYTLSKTERLTDDINNNEWYNARFDQTHNVRLVSFYDLNEKWSFSGSFTYVSGTPASFPTNTYEIQGYSPPHNPDDSRNNYRIPAYHRLDLSATLTPSKKNHRWKNYESYWVFSLYNVYNRRNPFSISFNPNSDRMPYGVTDNQATQLSIIGSVIPSVSYNFKF
- a CDS encoding DUF4249 domain-containing protein, with protein sequence MKKYIKALLIGLAAISVISCEDVVEIDVTPGETQLVVDAFINNRFREQEIKLTYSKPYFSTSQALPATGASVTVEDLLNEGKVITFTDTNENGVYTWMPTSADDTLQIRLREDINDETSGGFYQEQYKLSISMPNGEAYEAFTSIERVPTIDSIQVYKEEESLFYPVETIVAELWAYDLKGKNDYYWVKTWKNGKFLNKVSEMNLVHDIIPGTNNDENADGVAFIPPVRTGINPNLDADEIDELPLYEVGDSIYVEIHSLTDGAFGFMSMAKEQMQNGGLFATPVVNLPTNIIAINEQSEGKAIGYFSGSAIKSYGIKINEEPPYKDNN
- a CDS encoding DUF1707 SHOCT-like domain-containing protein; protein product: MLQKTTFGLPKKREQVIQALQDAFTQHELEETDYENRLQMAYEAKSVEDLSKILHDFPSHLQPFQAKTNNVNASSQQLPKFQNLPPNKISTIMGELKTDISQNRGEVVKVVTTLGENNVSFRNLATEVTMLFVKVESRLGTTRLDLRNEDFKDKILILDMDNILGEVVIHVPYGTAIKKEMSTALGQYRESDKGNKWYKKLLKTGTSNSSERKPIENFRLLIKGTTFLGNVQVNFH
- a CDS encoding ester cyclase, translating into MKPKDVLRKWVEFFNRADVDGLVTLYHEGAINHQVANMPIHGRVAIKEMFEREFAAAEMTCIVENIFEDGDWAIMEWKDPLGLRGCGFFQIVEGKIILQRGYWDKLSFLRQHNLPIPKK
- a CDS encoding SDR family oxidoreductase; translated protein: MQIKGSKILITGGSSGVGKATATLLRSLDADVMIVGKDKDKLEKVGNAIGAISVAADISEQESIDRIFEVIKHQWDGKLNCLVNNAAVGEFCKLEEVTLEAFERVFRVNVFGTAMITQKAVEIFRKQQSGNIITIGGSAAVDGFPTGTVYAASKAAVRNMTQTWRKELRGSNIRVTLINPSEMTTGFPSPQDSNYPPQGVKNRPERPSEPTKLRGEEVAHLIRSILEVDDRGFVPELNLWATNPSN
- a CDS encoding OadG family protein codes for the protein METNIETGLMLMAVGMSTVFVILTIVVIGGKLLIFFTNKQSQELAHQTESPPLLNTATTTNLDHKKLAALVVAVELATGGKGSVRCIRKIS
- a CDS encoding biotin/lipoyl-containing protein, producing MGKEIKFSLVYRDMWQSSGKYVPRVDQLTKVANPIIDMGCFSRVETNGGGFEQINLLFGENPNKAVRQWTAPFNEVGIQTHMLERSLNGIRMNPCSEELRKMMFSVKKKQGTDIARSFCGLNDIRNLERSIRFAKEGGMIAQAALSITVSPIHTVEYYTNLAEELIAKGADEICIKDMAGIGRPDSLGKLVKNIKQAHPDILVQYHAHSGPGFAPASILEVARAGAEIIDVGMEPLSWGTGHVDLLTAHEMLRDAGFHVPDINMNAYMEVRRLTQEFIDDFLGYYINPKNRFMNSLLIGPGLPGGMMGSLMADLANNLESLNKWLSKHNKPTITQDELLIRLFDEVKYIWPMMGYPPLVTPYSQYVKNTALMNVIQMAKGKDRWSLIDDNTWDMLLGKAGKLPGELAPELKDKAAALGKELYTGDPQALYGPELEQYRKEIAENGWSLGEDEEELFELAMHPTQYRAYKSGEAKLKFEQDLAEKKQPKATETAPATDTPTAVTPSPKNMRITVDGETFEVEIDYGNGSTIAQKESQEIEASPEPPSVEPENGHGVVAPLEGKFFLTKSNTEKGVKVGDKINEGDVIGYIESMKVYNAITADQAGKVLDICHQDGDEVDEDETLVVLG